The following are encoded in a window of Lagenorhynchus albirostris chromosome 3, mLagAlb1.1, whole genome shotgun sequence genomic DNA:
- the ZNF672 gene encoding zinc finger protein 672, translating to MLAAASEAAAGRPYACSECGKSFRYSSVLLRHERAHGGDSRFRCLECGERCPQAADLRAHRRAHAGQTLYICNECGQSFHHSGRLDLHQSAHRRRSRSCRCRACGRCFPHLPALLLHRRHWHPPELPRRCPLCPRAFRQSALRFHQARAHPWGTPAVPADTLHRCTQCPRAFRSGAGLRSHLRVHTARSPGDSTLRQPGTSDAHQCSMCGKSFGKSSTLTRHLQTHSGEKPFKCPECGKGFLESATLVRHQRTHTGEKPYACSDCGRRFSESSTLLRHRRSHQGERPHACATCGKGFGQRSDLVVHQRIHTGERPFPCTECGRCFSDRSDLTKHRRTHTGEKPYRCELCGKHFTCVSNLNVHRRNHAGHKPHKCPECGKAFSVGSKLALHRKTHLGERPVECAECGKCFSHSRSLSQHQRAHTRARAAAATAAAATEAKAGTALIFAGQAGQEKPGLFVSQLRKTC from the coding sequence ATGCTCGCTGCTGCCTCAGAGGCAGCAGCCGGCAGGCCTTATGCGTGCAGTGAGTGTGGAAAGAGCTTCCGCTACAGTTCGGTGCTGCTGCGGCATGAGCGCGCCCATGGTGGCGACAGCCGCTTCCGCTGTCTAGAGTGCGGCGAGCGCTGCCCACAGGCCGCAGACCTCCGTGCGCACCGACGCGCTCATGCGGGCCAGACGCTCTACATCTGCAATGAGTGTGGCCAGAGCTTCCATCACAGCGGCCGCCTTGACCTACACCAGAGCGCGCACAGGCGACGCAGCCGCTCCTGCCGCTGCCGAGCTTGCGGCCGCTGCTTCCCACACCTCCCGGCTCTGCTGCTGCACAGGCGCCACTGGCACCCTCCTGAGCTGCCCCGCCGCTGTCCGCTGTGCCCTCGTGCCTTCCGCCAGAGCGCACTGCGCTTCCACCAGGCACGGGCACACCCGTGGGGGACACCGGCCGTGCCCGCTGACACGCTCCATCGCTGCACTCAGTGCCCGCGGGCCTTCCGCAGCGGTGCGGGACTTCGGAGCCATTTGCGTGTCCACACGGCCAGGAGCCCTGGTGACTCCACACTTCGGCAGCCAGGCACTTCGGACGCACACCAATGTAGTATGTGTGGCAAGAGCTTTGGCAAGAGCTCCACACTAACGCGACACCTGCAGACGCACTCGGGTGAGAAACCTTTCAAATGCCCAGAGTGTGGCAAGGGCTTCTTGGAGAGCGCCACCCTGGTGCGCCATCAGCGCACGCACACGGGCGAGAAGCCCTACGCCTGCAGCGACTGCGGGCGCCGCTTCAGTGAGAGCTCCACGCTGCTGCGCCACCGGCGCAGCCACCAGGGAGAGCGGCCACACGCGTGCGCCACGTGTGGCAAGGGCTTCGGGCAGCGCTCCGACCTTGTGGTGCACCAGCGCATCCACACAGGCGAGAGGCCCTTCCCCTGTACCGAGTGTGGCCGCTGCTTCAGCGACCGCTCGGACCTCACAAAGCACAGGCGCACACACACAGGCGAGAAGCCCTACCGCTGTGAGTTGTGCGGCAAGCACTTCACGTGCGTGTCCAACCTCAACGTGCACCGGCGCAACCATGCTGGCCACAAGCCCCACAAGTGCCCTGAGTGTGGCAAAGCCTTCAGTGTGGGCTCCAAGCTGGCACTGCACCGCAAAACGCACCTGGGCGAGCGGCCGGTGGAATGTGCGGAGTGTGGCAAGTGTTTCAGCCACAGCCGCTCCCTGTCGCAACACCAGCGGGCCCACACACGTGCTCGCGCCGCCGCAGCTACAGCTGCCGCTGCCACTGAGGCCAAGGCGGGCACTGCCCTCATCTTTGCTGGGCAAGCAGGACAGGAAAAGCCAGGGCTTTTTGTGTCTCAGTTGAGAAAGACTTGCTGA
- the ZNF692 gene encoding zinc finger protein 692 isoform X2: protein MRAGGGVQALVLMAASPADASHRRREKRRQLDARRSKCRIRLGGHMEQWCLLKEQLGFSLHSQLAKFLLDRYTSSGCVLCAGPEPVAPKGLQYLVLLSHAHSRECSLVPGLRGPGGRDGGLVWECSAGHTFSWGPSSGPTSPEEPNPVPLASTGQKSWCPEAKSGPEPAGLESKHDERTEEARLPREVGPPPEAFPSLGEEDGEEEDEDEEEMLSDASPWTYSSSPDEQPDAPRPPPSPVTHALKDGEVPPAPAAVPTPLASPSSSASSLGSGAPLPVEVRIQPELSGTPQADQQTEPLASPGSQAQSALASAWDEDTAQIGPKRIRKAAKRELLPCDFPGCGRIFSNRQYLNHHKKYQHIHQKSFSCPEPACGKSFNFKKHLKEHVKLHSDTRDYICEFCARSFRTSSNLVIHRRIHTGEKPLQCEICGFTCRQKASLNWHRRKHAETVAALRFPCEFCGKRFEKPDSVTAHRSKSHPALLLAPQELAGPLESCSSISAPASLGTDEGSRPSLAPQAPTLLP, encoded by the exons ATGAGGGCGGGTGGGGGCGTTCAG GCCCTGGTACTCATGGCTGCCTCCCCTGCGGACGCGTCCCACAGGCGGCGAGAGAAGCGGCGGCAGCTGGACGCGCGCCGCAGCAAGTGCCGCATCCGCCTGGGCGGCCACATGGAACAGTGGTGCCTCCTCAAGGAGCAGCTGGGCTTCTCCCTGCACTCGCAGCTGGCCAAGTTCCTGTTGGACCG GTACACTTCTTCAGGCTGCGTGCTTTGTGCAG GTCCTGAGCCTGTGGCCCCCAAGGGTCTGCAGTATCTGGTGCTCCTGTCTCATGCTCACAGTCGAGAGTGCAGCCTGGTGCCTGGGCTGCGGGGACCTGGGGGCCGAGATGGGGGGCTTGTGTGGGAGTGCTCAGCCGGCCACACCTTCTCCTGGGGCCCCTCTTCAGGCCCCACATCTCCAGAGGAGCCCAATCCGGTCCCCCTTGCAAGTACTGGCCAGAAAAGCTGGTGCCCAGAAGCCAAGAGTGGGCCAGAGCCCGCAG GTTTGGAATCTAAGCATGATGAGAGGACTGAGGAGGCCAGGTTGCCCAG AGAGGTGGGACCCCCGCCAGAGGCCTTCCCATCCCTAGGAGAAGAAGACGGGGAAGAGGAAGATGAGGATGAAGAGGAGATGCTCAGTGATGCCAGCCCATGGACCTACAGCTCCTCCCCAGATGAGCAA CCAGATGCTCCCAGACCACCCCCTTCCCCTGTCACCCATGCACTTAAGGATGGGGAGGTACCCCCGGCCCCTGCAGCTGTCCCAACTCCTCTTGCTTCGCCATCCTCATCAGCATCCTCATTGGGTTCTGGAGCTCCTCTGCCTGTGGAAGTCAGGATACAGCCAGAGCTCAGTGGGACCCCTCAAGCAGACCAGCAGACTGAGCCCCTGGCCAG CCCTGGGAGTCAGGCTCAGTCTGCTCTGGCCTCGGCATGGGATGAGGACACTGCTCAGATCGGCCCCAAGAGAATTAG GAAAGCTGCCAAAAGAGAGCTGCTGCCCTGTGACTTCCCTGGCTGCGGAAGGATCTTCTCAAACCGGCAGTATTTGAAT CACCACAAGAAGTACCAGCACATCCACCAAAAGTCCTTCTCCTGCCCAGAGCCGGCCTGTGGGAAGTCCTTCAACTTTAAGAAACACCTGAAGGAGCATGTGAAGCTGCACAGTG ATACCCGAGACTACATTTGTGAGTTCTGCGCCCGGTCTTTCCGCACCAGCAGCAACTTGGTCATCCACCGGCGcatccacactggagagaaacccctGCA GTGTGAGATCTGCGGGTTCACCTGccgccagaaggcgtccctgaaTTGGCATCGGCGCAAGCATGCAGAGACGGTGGCTGCCTTGCGATTCCCCTGTGAGTTCTGCGGCAAGCGCTTCGAGAAGCCAGACAGTGTCACAGCTCACCGCAGCAAAAGCCACCCCGCCTTGCTCCTGGCCCCACAAGAATTAGCTGGTCCATTGGAGTCCTGTTCCAGCATCTCTGCCCCTGCATCCCTGGGGACCGACGAGGGATCCAGGCCCTCTCTGGCTCCTCAGGCTCCCACGCTGCTCCCGTAG
- the ZNF692 gene encoding zinc finger protein 692 isoform X3, whose amino-acid sequence MAASPADASHRRREKRRQLDARRSKCRIRLGGHMEQWCLLKEQLGFSLHSQLAKFLLDRYTSSGCVLCAGPEPVAPKGLQYLVLLSHAHSRECSLVPGLRGPGGRDGGLVWECSAGHTFSWGPSSGPTSPEEPNPVPLASTGQKSWCPEAKSGPEPAGLESKHDERTEEARLPREVGPPPEAFPSLGEEDGEEEDEDEEEMLSDASPWTYSSSPDDSEPDAPRPPPSPVTHALKDGEVPPAPAAVPTPLASPSSSASSLGSGAPLPVEVRIQPELSGTPQADQQTEPLASPGSQAQSALASAWDEDTAQIGPKRIRKAAKRELLPCDFPGCGRIFSNRQYLNHHKKYQHIHQKSFSCPEPACGKSFNFKKHLKEHVKLHSDTRDYICEFCARSFRTSSNLVIHRRIHTGEKPLQCEICGFTCRQKASLNWHRRKHAETVAALRFPCEFCGKRFEKPDSVTAHRSKSHPALLLAPQELAGPLESCSSISAPASLGTDEGSRPSLAPQAPTLLP is encoded by the exons ATGGCTGCCTCCCCTGCGGACGCGTCCCACAGGCGGCGAGAGAAGCGGCGGCAGCTGGACGCGCGCCGCAGCAAGTGCCGCATCCGCCTGGGCGGCCACATGGAACAGTGGTGCCTCCTCAAGGAGCAGCTGGGCTTCTCCCTGCACTCGCAGCTGGCCAAGTTCCTGTTGGACCG GTACACTTCTTCAGGCTGCGTGCTTTGTGCAG GTCCTGAGCCTGTGGCCCCCAAGGGTCTGCAGTATCTGGTGCTCCTGTCTCATGCTCACAGTCGAGAGTGCAGCCTGGTGCCTGGGCTGCGGGGACCTGGGGGCCGAGATGGGGGGCTTGTGTGGGAGTGCTCAGCCGGCCACACCTTCTCCTGGGGCCCCTCTTCAGGCCCCACATCTCCAGAGGAGCCCAATCCGGTCCCCCTTGCAAGTACTGGCCAGAAAAGCTGGTGCCCAGAAGCCAAGAGTGGGCCAGAGCCCGCAG GTTTGGAATCTAAGCATGATGAGAGGACTGAGGAGGCCAGGTTGCCCAG AGAGGTGGGACCCCCGCCAGAGGCCTTCCCATCCCTAGGAGAAGAAGACGGGGAAGAGGAAGATGAGGATGAAGAGGAGATGCTCAGTGATGCCAGCCCATGGACCTACAGCTCCTCCCCAGATGA CAGTGAGCCAGATGCTCCCAGACCACCCCCTTCCCCTGTCACCCATGCACTTAAGGATGGGGAGGTACCCCCGGCCCCTGCAGCTGTCCCAACTCCTCTTGCTTCGCCATCCTCATCAGCATCCTCATTGGGTTCTGGAGCTCCTCTGCCTGTGGAAGTCAGGATACAGCCAGAGCTCAGTGGGACCCCTCAAGCAGACCAGCAGACTGAGCCCCTGGCCAG CCCTGGGAGTCAGGCTCAGTCTGCTCTGGCCTCGGCATGGGATGAGGACACTGCTCAGATCGGCCCCAAGAGAATTAG GAAAGCTGCCAAAAGAGAGCTGCTGCCCTGTGACTTCCCTGGCTGCGGAAGGATCTTCTCAAACCGGCAGTATTTGAAT CACCACAAGAAGTACCAGCACATCCACCAAAAGTCCTTCTCCTGCCCAGAGCCGGCCTGTGGGAAGTCCTTCAACTTTAAGAAACACCTGAAGGAGCATGTGAAGCTGCACAGTG ATACCCGAGACTACATTTGTGAGTTCTGCGCCCGGTCTTTCCGCACCAGCAGCAACTTGGTCATCCACCGGCGcatccacactggagagaaacccctGCA GTGTGAGATCTGCGGGTTCACCTGccgccagaaggcgtccctgaaTTGGCATCGGCGCAAGCATGCAGAGACGGTGGCTGCCTTGCGATTCCCCTGTGAGTTCTGCGGCAAGCGCTTCGAGAAGCCAGACAGTGTCACAGCTCACCGCAGCAAAAGCCACCCCGCCTTGCTCCTGGCCCCACAAGAATTAGCTGGTCCATTGGAGTCCTGTTCCAGCATCTCTGCCCCTGCATCCCTGGGGACCGACGAGGGATCCAGGCCCTCTCTGGCTCCTCAGGCTCCCACGCTGCTCCCGTAG
- the ZNF692 gene encoding zinc finger protein 692 isoform X1 gives MRAGGGVQALVLMAASPADASHRRREKRRQLDARRSKCRIRLGGHMEQWCLLKEQLGFSLHSQLAKFLLDRYTSSGCVLCAGPEPVAPKGLQYLVLLSHAHSRECSLVPGLRGPGGRDGGLVWECSAGHTFSWGPSSGPTSPEEPNPVPLASTGQKSWCPEAKSGPEPAGLESKHDERTEEARLPREVGPPPEAFPSLGEEDGEEEDEDEEEMLSDASPWTYSSSPDDSEPDAPRPPPSPVTHALKDGEVPPAPAAVPTPLASPSSSASSLGSGAPLPVEVRIQPELSGTPQADQQTEPLASPGSQAQSALASAWDEDTAQIGPKRIRKAAKRELLPCDFPGCGRIFSNRQYLNHHKKYQHIHQKSFSCPEPACGKSFNFKKHLKEHVKLHSDTRDYICEFCARSFRTSSNLVIHRRIHTGEKPLQCEICGFTCRQKASLNWHRRKHAETVAALRFPCEFCGKRFEKPDSVTAHRSKSHPALLLAPQELAGPLESCSSISAPASLGTDEGSRPSLAPQAPTLLP, from the exons ATGAGGGCGGGTGGGGGCGTTCAG GCCCTGGTACTCATGGCTGCCTCCCCTGCGGACGCGTCCCACAGGCGGCGAGAGAAGCGGCGGCAGCTGGACGCGCGCCGCAGCAAGTGCCGCATCCGCCTGGGCGGCCACATGGAACAGTGGTGCCTCCTCAAGGAGCAGCTGGGCTTCTCCCTGCACTCGCAGCTGGCCAAGTTCCTGTTGGACCG GTACACTTCTTCAGGCTGCGTGCTTTGTGCAG GTCCTGAGCCTGTGGCCCCCAAGGGTCTGCAGTATCTGGTGCTCCTGTCTCATGCTCACAGTCGAGAGTGCAGCCTGGTGCCTGGGCTGCGGGGACCTGGGGGCCGAGATGGGGGGCTTGTGTGGGAGTGCTCAGCCGGCCACACCTTCTCCTGGGGCCCCTCTTCAGGCCCCACATCTCCAGAGGAGCCCAATCCGGTCCCCCTTGCAAGTACTGGCCAGAAAAGCTGGTGCCCAGAAGCCAAGAGTGGGCCAGAGCCCGCAG GTTTGGAATCTAAGCATGATGAGAGGACTGAGGAGGCCAGGTTGCCCAG AGAGGTGGGACCCCCGCCAGAGGCCTTCCCATCCCTAGGAGAAGAAGACGGGGAAGAGGAAGATGAGGATGAAGAGGAGATGCTCAGTGATGCCAGCCCATGGACCTACAGCTCCTCCCCAGATGA CAGTGAGCCAGATGCTCCCAGACCACCCCCTTCCCCTGTCACCCATGCACTTAAGGATGGGGAGGTACCCCCGGCCCCTGCAGCTGTCCCAACTCCTCTTGCTTCGCCATCCTCATCAGCATCCTCATTGGGTTCTGGAGCTCCTCTGCCTGTGGAAGTCAGGATACAGCCAGAGCTCAGTGGGACCCCTCAAGCAGACCAGCAGACTGAGCCCCTGGCCAG CCCTGGGAGTCAGGCTCAGTCTGCTCTGGCCTCGGCATGGGATGAGGACACTGCTCAGATCGGCCCCAAGAGAATTAG GAAAGCTGCCAAAAGAGAGCTGCTGCCCTGTGACTTCCCTGGCTGCGGAAGGATCTTCTCAAACCGGCAGTATTTGAAT CACCACAAGAAGTACCAGCACATCCACCAAAAGTCCTTCTCCTGCCCAGAGCCGGCCTGTGGGAAGTCCTTCAACTTTAAGAAACACCTGAAGGAGCATGTGAAGCTGCACAGTG ATACCCGAGACTACATTTGTGAGTTCTGCGCCCGGTCTTTCCGCACCAGCAGCAACTTGGTCATCCACCGGCGcatccacactggagagaaacccctGCA GTGTGAGATCTGCGGGTTCACCTGccgccagaaggcgtccctgaaTTGGCATCGGCGCAAGCATGCAGAGACGGTGGCTGCCTTGCGATTCCCCTGTGAGTTCTGCGGCAAGCGCTTCGAGAAGCCAGACAGTGTCACAGCTCACCGCAGCAAAAGCCACCCCGCCTTGCTCCTGGCCCCACAAGAATTAGCTGGTCCATTGGAGTCCTGTTCCAGCATCTCTGCCCCTGCATCCCTGGGGACCGACGAGGGATCCAGGCCCTCTCTGGCTCCTCAGGCTCCCACGCTGCTCCCGTAG
- the ZNF692 gene encoding zinc finger protein 692 isoform X4 yields the protein MLSDASPWTYSSSPDDSEPDAPRPPPSPVTHALKDGEVPPAPAAVPTPLASPSSSASSLGSGAPLPVEVRIQPELSGTPQADQQTEPLASPGSQAQSALASAWDEDTAQIGPKRIRKAAKRELLPCDFPGCGRIFSNRQYLNHHKKYQHIHQKSFSCPEPACGKSFNFKKHLKEHVKLHSDTRDYICEFCARSFRTSSNLVIHRRIHTGEKPLQCEICGFTCRQKASLNWHRRKHAETVAALRFPCEFCGKRFEKPDSVTAHRSKSHPALLLAPQELAGPLESCSSISAPASLGTDEGSRPSLAPQAPTLLP from the exons ATGCTCAGTGATGCCAGCCCATGGACCTACAGCTCCTCCCCAGATGA CAGTGAGCCAGATGCTCCCAGACCACCCCCTTCCCCTGTCACCCATGCACTTAAGGATGGGGAGGTACCCCCGGCCCCTGCAGCTGTCCCAACTCCTCTTGCTTCGCCATCCTCATCAGCATCCTCATTGGGTTCTGGAGCTCCTCTGCCTGTGGAAGTCAGGATACAGCCAGAGCTCAGTGGGACCCCTCAAGCAGACCAGCAGACTGAGCCCCTGGCCAG CCCTGGGAGTCAGGCTCAGTCTGCTCTGGCCTCGGCATGGGATGAGGACACTGCTCAGATCGGCCCCAAGAGAATTAG GAAAGCTGCCAAAAGAGAGCTGCTGCCCTGTGACTTCCCTGGCTGCGGAAGGATCTTCTCAAACCGGCAGTATTTGAAT CACCACAAGAAGTACCAGCACATCCACCAAAAGTCCTTCTCCTGCCCAGAGCCGGCCTGTGGGAAGTCCTTCAACTTTAAGAAACACCTGAAGGAGCATGTGAAGCTGCACAGTG ATACCCGAGACTACATTTGTGAGTTCTGCGCCCGGTCTTTCCGCACCAGCAGCAACTTGGTCATCCACCGGCGcatccacactggagagaaacccctGCA GTGTGAGATCTGCGGGTTCACCTGccgccagaaggcgtccctgaaTTGGCATCGGCGCAAGCATGCAGAGACGGTGGCTGCCTTGCGATTCCCCTGTGAGTTCTGCGGCAAGCGCTTCGAGAAGCCAGACAGTGTCACAGCTCACCGCAGCAAAAGCCACCCCGCCTTGCTCCTGGCCCCACAAGAATTAGCTGGTCCATTGGAGTCCTGTTCCAGCATCTCTGCCCCTGCATCCCTGGGGACCGACGAGGGATCCAGGCCCTCTCTGGCTCCTCAGGCTCCCACGCTGCTCCCGTAG